Proteins found in one Bremerella volcania genomic segment:
- a CDS encoding type ISP restriction/modification enzyme — protein MSVGQSAYRIEAELAKNFPQQRRDRGVFYTPWEVANRVVFQVDERLKRDFHLPDGLADMATWESLRSRLKIEIPQEVDAHQPFVKILEPAAGTGIFLIAALKQMHENIVSAARNRKSADTRWQKYVAEDLPGRMHAFEIMPVAIEHLQSLLSQFLEDHGAAKKNLGPVSVYCGNALEAKVHAQLGSPATVVLGNPPYAAASTNTSAWIKQLLRGKTPENANLRSYFEVDGLPLQEKKLWLHDDYVKFLRIAQWHMERAKYGVIGYVVNHGFIDNVTFRGLRFQLLDQFDSIDLLDLNGNTKKRGTTSRLTRDESVFDIGQGVAISIFSRSPTAQRKQSVRYGERWGPRESKLKELAESPWDDLVDQKITPLPPHYFLSPRSFHASREYDRGILITKLFPQGTSTVVTARDALVIDTSRERLLARIDEFRNRRVSDEELRTKYFPRPRSSQYLPGDTRGWKLPKARELLREDDQWQDRTEPCAYRPFDRRWIYWSSSMIDWPRGEAMDEMRHADALGLVVRRQMPTDRPCNFFFVADCLAIDGLLRSDNRGNETLLPLMIHGQENIDRNRLPAYLSDVPARSIMAYVYALFHCDQYRTQFASHLQVEFPRVFFPPDYDIHCQLSELGERLISLHLPVEDLVSGEIDPPAVPVASGHPKHRDERIWIDGNTPIAQADTDAWLFHIGSHQVLRKWLKDRRGMVLTNAEVAHYGRIITAVQQTKSLMRQIDETIKKLGGLHRALGISKLA, from the coding sequence GTGAGCGTCGGGCAGTCTGCTTATCGAATCGAGGCCGAGCTCGCCAAGAATTTCCCGCAGCAGCGTCGTGACCGGGGCGTGTTCTATACCCCCTGGGAAGTTGCCAACCGCGTCGTTTTTCAAGTCGATGAACGTTTGAAACGGGACTTCCACCTCCCTGATGGTCTGGCCGACATGGCAACTTGGGAGTCGCTTCGATCTCGCTTGAAGATCGAAATACCGCAAGAGGTTGATGCTCATCAGCCTTTCGTGAAAATCTTAGAACCTGCCGCCGGTACCGGCATCTTTCTGATCGCCGCACTGAAGCAGATGCATGAGAACATTGTGTCGGCCGCACGAAATCGAAAAAGTGCCGATACCCGTTGGCAAAAGTACGTCGCCGAAGATCTGCCTGGCCGTATGCATGCGTTTGAAATCATGCCAGTGGCGATCGAGCATCTACAGAGTTTGCTCTCGCAGTTCTTGGAAGACCATGGCGCTGCGAAGAAGAACCTTGGTCCTGTTTCGGTCTACTGCGGAAACGCATTGGAAGCCAAGGTCCATGCGCAACTCGGTTCGCCTGCGACGGTCGTTCTAGGAAATCCTCCCTATGCAGCGGCCTCAACGAATACCAGCGCATGGATCAAGCAGTTACTACGGGGTAAAACGCCCGAAAACGCAAACCTGCGGAGCTATTTCGAGGTCGACGGGCTGCCGCTACAAGAGAAAAAACTTTGGCTGCACGACGATTACGTCAAATTTCTGCGTATCGCGCAGTGGCACATGGAGCGAGCCAAGTATGGCGTCATAGGGTATGTGGTCAACCATGGATTCATTGACAACGTCACATTCCGCGGCCTTCGATTTCAGCTGCTTGATCAGTTCGATTCCATTGATCTGCTTGACCTGAATGGGAACACGAAAAAAAGAGGGACCACGTCTCGACTCACACGCGATGAAAGTGTGTTTGACATCGGCCAAGGTGTCGCGATATCGATTTTTTCGAGGTCACCTACTGCCCAAAGGAAACAGTCGGTTCGCTACGGTGAACGCTGGGGGCCACGTGAATCGAAGCTGAAAGAGCTTGCCGAATCCCCGTGGGACGATCTTGTCGATCAAAAGATTACCCCCCTACCCCCTCACTATTTCCTAAGCCCTCGCTCTTTCCATGCGTCGCGCGAGTATGACCGGGGAATCTTGATCACCAAGCTATTCCCTCAAGGGACTTCCACCGTCGTTACCGCGCGCGATGCCCTGGTCATTGATACGTCTCGCGAGCGGCTCTTGGCCCGCATCGATGAATTTCGTAATCGACGCGTATCTGACGAAGAGCTGCGGACCAAGTATTTCCCACGTCCGCGGAGCAGCCAGTACCTACCAGGTGATACGCGCGGCTGGAAGCTACCCAAGGCGCGAGAATTACTGCGGGAGGACGATCAGTGGCAAGATCGAACCGAACCGTGTGCCTATCGCCCGTTCGATCGTCGCTGGATCTATTGGTCTTCCAGCATGATCGACTGGCCTCGCGGCGAGGCCATGGATGAGATGCGGCATGCGGATGCGCTGGGTCTGGTGGTGCGTCGCCAAATGCCGACGGACCGCCCCTGCAACTTTTTCTTCGTCGCCGATTGCCTGGCGATCGATGGGCTTCTGCGAAGCGACAACCGCGGTAACGAGACTCTTTTGCCTCTGATGATTCACGGGCAGGAGAACATCGATCGCAATCGCTTGCCTGCGTATTTATCCGATGTTCCGGCTCGGTCGATCATGGCGTATGTCTATGCGCTCTTTCACTGCGACCAGTACCGCACTCAGTTTGCATCTCATCTGCAAGTCGAGTTCCCACGCGTCTTTTTCCCTCCAGATTACGACATCCATTGTCAGCTTTCGGAACTGGGAGAACGACTGATTTCGCTGCACTTGCCAGTTGAAGACCTGGTATCGGGCGAAATCGATCCCCCTGCTGTTCCTGTCGCTTCCGGTCATCCCAAGCACCGAGATGAACGGATTTGGATCGACGGCAATACACCAATCGCCCAGGCCGACACGGATGCGTGGCTCTTCCATATCGGAAGTCATCAAGTGCTACGAAAATGGCTGAAGGATCGACGTGGGATGGTTTTGACCAACGCAGAAGTTGCCCACTACGGTCGCATCATTACCGCAGTTCAACAGACGAAGTCGCTCATGCGACAGATCGATGAAACCATAAAAAAGCTCGGTGGGTTGCACCGAGCTTTAGGAATTTCCAAGCTTGCGTGA
- the acs gene encoding acetate--CoA ligase produces the protein MSDGKTGQIDNVMHESRLFPPSEEFASKARVKSVEEYQQKWEEAKADLPEFWDTFAKEELHWFEPYKEVLEWNCPNAKWFVGGKTNVSYNCLDRHLGTPTAEKTAILWEGEPGDQRSLTYKQLHAEVCKCANALKSLGVGEGDRVSLYMPMVPELAITMLACARIGAIHSVVFAGFSAESIADRNNDAQAKVIVTADAGWRRGKELPLKSIVDEALEKSESIEKCIVLKRVGNDVEMKSGRDVWWHELMDAASEDCPATSLDSETPLFILYTSGSTGKPKGILHTTAGYNLYAKKTFEWVFDHRDDDIYWCTADCGWITGHSYVVYGPFSAGATCVMYEGAPNHPDEGRFWEIVEKYKVTILYTAPTAIRAFIKWGDQWVDKHDLSSLRLLGTVGEGINPEAWMWYHKKIGSEKCPIVDTWWQTETGGIMMSPLPGAIATKPGSCTRPLFGIVPGIYDESLNEVGTNQGGMLTITQPWPGMLRGVWGDEERFQETYWSKVPGKYLAGDNARCDEDGYYWIMGRIDDVINVAGHRLSTIEVESALVSHPLVAEAAVVGRPHEVKGEAIAAFVTLKGTDDTEEARDILKKHVREEIGALAVPDDIRFTATLPKTRSGKIMRRLLRDIASGKEVVGDTTTLEDYSVLAKLREED, from the coding sequence ATGTCGGATGGTAAAACCGGGCAAATTGACAACGTGATGCACGAATCGCGGCTCTTCCCCCCCAGCGAAGAGTTCGCGTCGAAGGCCCGGGTCAAGTCGGTCGAAGAGTACCAGCAGAAGTGGGAAGAAGCCAAAGCGGATTTGCCTGAATTCTGGGACACGTTCGCCAAGGAAGAACTCCACTGGTTCGAGCCCTACAAAGAGGTCCTTGAGTGGAATTGCCCGAATGCTAAGTGGTTCGTCGGCGGCAAGACCAACGTCAGCTACAACTGCCTGGACCGCCACCTGGGGACTCCGACTGCGGAAAAGACGGCCATCCTGTGGGAAGGTGAGCCCGGCGATCAACGCTCGCTGACTTACAAACAACTGCACGCCGAGGTTTGCAAATGTGCCAACGCCCTGAAGAGCCTGGGCGTTGGGGAAGGGGATCGCGTTTCGCTCTACATGCCGATGGTCCCCGAACTGGCGATTACCATGTTGGCCTGTGCCCGGATCGGCGCGATTCACTCCGTTGTCTTCGCGGGTTTCTCAGCCGAATCGATCGCGGATCGTAACAACGATGCCCAGGCAAAGGTCATTGTTACGGCCGATGCTGGCTGGCGTCGTGGTAAAGAACTGCCGCTTAAATCGATCGTAGACGAAGCTCTTGAGAAATCGGAATCAATCGAGAAGTGCATCGTCTTGAAACGCGTAGGCAACGATGTCGAGATGAAGTCTGGCCGAGACGTGTGGTGGCACGAACTTATGGATGCCGCCTCGGAGGATTGCCCAGCGACTTCGTTGGACAGCGAAACACCTCTGTTCATCCTTTACACGAGCGGTTCGACAGGAAAACCGAAGGGGATTCTACATACGACCGCTGGTTATAATCTGTACGCCAAGAAGACCTTCGAGTGGGTCTTCGACCATCGAGACGATGACATCTATTGGTGCACCGCGGACTGCGGTTGGATTACCGGGCACAGCTATGTGGTGTACGGTCCGTTCTCGGCAGGTGCCACGTGCGTGATGTACGAAGGGGCTCCGAACCATCCCGATGAAGGTCGATTCTGGGAGATCGTCGAGAAGTATAAGGTCACTATTCTGTATACCGCTCCGACCGCCATTCGCGCTTTCATCAAGTGGGGCGATCAGTGGGTCGATAAGCACGATCTGTCGAGCTTGCGTCTGCTGGGGACCGTCGGCGAAGGCATCAACCCAGAAGCCTGGATGTGGTACCACAAGAAGATCGGTTCCGAAAAATGTCCGATCGTCGATACCTGGTGGCAGACCGAGACCGGTGGCATCATGATGTCGCCCCTTCCCGGAGCCATTGCTACCAAGCCTGGTAGTTGCACGCGGCCGCTGTTTGGTATCGTCCCTGGAATCTACGACGAGTCCCTCAACGAAGTTGGAACCAACCAAGGCGGGATGCTTACGATCACGCAGCCGTGGCCGGGCATGCTGCGTGGCGTTTGGGGTGACGAAGAACGTTTCCAGGAGACCTACTGGTCCAAGGTCCCCGGTAAGTATCTGGCCGGGGACAATGCCCGCTGCGACGAAGATGGTTACTACTGGATCATGGGGCGAATCGACGACGTCATTAATGTCGCCGGTCACCGCCTGAGTACCATCGAAGTGGAAAGTGCCTTGGTATCGCATCCTCTCGTGGCGGAAGCTGCGGTCGTTGGTCGCCCCCACGAAGTCAAAGGGGAAGCGATTGCTGCCTTCGTGACGCTCAAGGGAACGGACGACACGGAAGAGGCTCGCGACATTTTGAAGAAGCATGTCCGCGAGGAAATCGGCGCCTTGGCCGTTCCTGACGACATCCGTTTCACGGCAACGTTGCCCAAGACACGCAGTGGAAAGATCATGCGTCGCTTGCTCCGCGACATCGCTTCGGGCAAAGAGGTGGTAGGAGATACCACGACACTTGAAGACTATTCGGTATTGGCCAAACTTCGTGAAGAAGACTAG
- a CDS encoding DUF6807 family protein — MFSVRTLLVAVILGFPCLSGVNAGETFQVKVAAQGDAKRAIPLQVDVSVPKNFAEVELVELTAVGGETLYGQLTKPGLGNPASDPLSRELHLVLPQSLVGPEREFAVSILKNKEGVTEFHFQDEAGKYKDLLFGDRPVLRYMYEAVATSSEDRRKETMKVYHHLFDPKGENLLTKGPGGLFQHHRGIFYGFNRISYEQDDKKKSADVWHCNKKESQTHEAFVREEVGPVMARQLLEINWNGQDGKTFATELRQMTVYHVDGAQLIDFTSELAAKADNLKVDGDPQHAGFQYRATQHVPDKTAKQTYYVRPDGKGEPGKFRNWPGNKEHVDLEFNALSFVAFDQRYTCCYLDSPENPKPARFSERDYGRFGSYFATEIPRDKSLDLNYRLWLQPGEMDVAEIKQLRDDFVDPPKVTVEAG; from the coding sequence ATGTTCTCCGTACGTACGCTTCTCGTTGCCGTTATCCTAGGTTTTCCATGTCTCTCGGGTGTTAACGCTGGTGAGACCTTCCAGGTTAAAGTGGCTGCCCAGGGGGATGCCAAGCGGGCAATCCCATTGCAAGTTGACGTTTCAGTCCCCAAGAATTTTGCCGAAGTCGAGCTAGTCGAACTCACGGCAGTCGGTGGAGAAACACTCTACGGACAACTCACCAAGCCCGGCTTGGGCAATCCAGCTTCCGATCCGCTATCCCGCGAGCTGCACTTGGTGCTGCCGCAGTCGTTGGTCGGACCGGAACGCGAGTTCGCCGTTTCCATCTTGAAGAACAAAGAAGGCGTGACCGAGTTTCACTTCCAAGATGAAGCAGGCAAATACAAAGACCTGCTGTTCGGCGATCGTCCCGTTTTGCGTTACATGTACGAGGCCGTTGCTACCAGTTCAGAGGACCGTCGCAAAGAAACGATGAAGGTCTATCATCACCTGTTCGATCCCAAGGGTGAGAACCTGCTGACGAAGGGACCAGGCGGCTTGTTCCAACATCATCGCGGCATCTTCTACGGCTTCAACCGTATCAGCTACGAGCAAGACGACAAGAAAAAGTCTGCCGACGTCTGGCACTGCAACAAAAAGGAAAGCCAGACGCACGAGGCGTTTGTTCGCGAGGAAGTGGGCCCGGTCATGGCCCGGCAACTTCTTGAGATCAATTGGAACGGCCAGGACGGCAAAACCTTCGCTACCGAACTTCGGCAAATGACCGTCTATCACGTCGACGGAGCCCAGCTGATTGATTTCACGTCTGAGCTGGCCGCTAAGGCCGACAACTTGAAAGTCGATGGCGATCCGCAGCACGCTGGGTTCCAATACCGGGCTACTCAGCACGTGCCTGATAAGACTGCCAAGCAGACCTATTACGTTCGACCGGACGGCAAAGGAGAGCCAGGCAAGTTTCGCAATTGGCCAGGCAACAAAGAGCACGTCGATCTTGAATTCAACGCACTCAGCTTCGTCGCGTTCGATCAACGCTACACCTGTTGCTATCTCGATTCGCCCGAGAATCCCAAACCTGCCCGCTTCAGCGAACGAGATTACGGCCGGTTTGGTTCTTACTTCGCCACCGAGATCCCGCGCGACAAGTCACTCGATTTAAACTATCGACTCTGGCTTCAACCCGGCGAGATGGACGTTGCCGAGATCAAACAGCTTCGTGATGACTTCGTCGATCCACCTAAAGTGACGGTGGAAGCTGGGTAA
- a CDS encoding polyprenol monophosphomannose synthase: MSKIADKTEATTHSDLAKGKEHCVKTGRVLVAIATYNEIENLPNLVERLVDTLPEADLLVIDDGSPDGTGQWCEEHAKMNARMHCLHRKGKPGLGSAIIAAMQYAIDNNYDVMINLDADLSHPPEKIPDLLEAWQAGPSESTVVIGSRYVPGGGISGWPMKRHFMSRGINVYTRWLLWLPMADCSGSFRAYPVHLLRKIDFDSFLSYGYSFFEEVLYHLKEQGATFVEVPFQFVERQHGSSKINMRKAMVAVWTIFRLGLNAWRPF, from the coding sequence ATGAGCAAAATCGCTGACAAAACCGAGGCGACTACCCATAGCGATCTGGCGAAGGGGAAAGAGCACTGCGTGAAGACTGGACGCGTCCTGGTTGCGATCGCCACTTACAACGAGATCGAGAACCTACCCAACCTCGTCGAACGTCTCGTGGACACTTTGCCCGAGGCCGATTTGCTGGTGATCGACGATGGCTCGCCGGATGGGACCGGCCAGTGGTGCGAAGAGCACGCCAAGATGAATGCGCGGATGCACTGTCTGCATCGCAAGGGAAAGCCGGGGCTAGGTTCCGCCATCATCGCCGCAATGCAGTATGCCATCGACAACAACTACGACGTGATGATCAATCTCGATGCTGACCTGAGTCATCCACCGGAAAAGATCCCCGACCTACTTGAAGCGTGGCAGGCCGGGCCATCCGAAAGCACCGTTGTTATCGGCTCGCGATACGTCCCGGGAGGGGGCATCAGCGGCTGGCCTATGAAACGGCACTTCATGAGCCGCGGCATCAACGTGTACACGCGGTGGCTATTGTGGCTGCCCATGGCCGACTGCAGTGGAAGTTTTCGCGCATACCCAGTGCATCTTTTGAGAAAGATAGACTTCGACTCTTTTCTGAGTTACGGGTACTCGTTCTTCGAAGAGGTGCTCTACCATTTGAAAGAACAGGGCGCGACGTTCGTCGAAGTTCCCTTCCAGTTCGTCGAACGGCAACACGGTAGTTCCAAGATCAACATGCGGAAAGCGATGGTCGCGGTCTGGACGATCTTTCGGCTAGGACTGAATGCCTGGCGTCCGTTCTAA